In the Pseudodesulfovibrio sp. JC047 genome, one interval contains:
- a CDS encoding DUF3131 domain-containing protein, with the protein MKRTTYIPASAIILFLTLIVLSSCRFHYYASEFTPAPTTIAIDSRSGPLTESEQQTASQAWAYFDRTVFPETGLPQGAVGSDTVTMWDIGSYLAAMVCAKRLDLLDEVTFDHRMTAVIYWLNTMQLNEYGLPNTYYNARTGAMIQRNGQPGQAGFSSQDIGRLLIWLRIIRNEFITHATTVDKAMLRFNFRHILDSDGLLHGAMAMADGSMQLYREGRLGLQQYAAAGFGVWGFTVDAAMNIDNVSAITILDEWLPFDSRPRGIPAQLNAVTTRMGMMAGLELGFLDFRTGAPARLSSARELADAIYQVQEARFMKQGRLTARDPHVMDRPPYYLIDSLYADGIPFVSLDGNGNPVNDAAAVSTKAAYAMWALYDSPYTDALIEALSPMFDEYGGWFAGFYEKDGAINRAISLDCNAVILEALAFKVHGMLYYPTERIGFWEKTLEHTFFEAQGLPPRIYQGTFQPLLNTEKARPTP; encoded by the coding sequence ATGAAACGCACCACCTATATACCAGCATCCGCCATCATCCTCTTCCTCACGCTCATCGTCCTCTCCTCTTGCCGCTTCCACTATTACGCTTCTGAATTCACCCCTGCGCCGACCACCATTGCCATTGATTCCCGAAGCGGCCCACTGACCGAATCCGAACAACAGACGGCCAGTCAGGCCTGGGCCTATTTCGACAGAACGGTTTTCCCTGAAACCGGCCTTCCGCAAGGGGCCGTGGGCAGCGATACCGTGACCATGTGGGACATTGGCAGCTATCTGGCCGCCATGGTTTGTGCCAAGCGACTCGATTTGCTGGACGAAGTCACGTTTGACCACCGGATGACCGCCGTCATCTACTGGTTGAACACCATGCAACTCAACGAGTATGGACTGCCCAACACCTATTACAACGCCCGAACAGGGGCCATGATCCAACGCAATGGACAACCCGGACAGGCAGGATTTTCCTCTCAGGACATTGGTCGTTTGCTCATATGGCTCCGTATCATCCGCAATGAGTTCATCACCCACGCCACCACAGTGGACAAGGCGATGCTCCGATTCAATTTCCGACATATTCTGGACAGTGACGGCCTCCTGCACGGTGCCATGGCAATGGCAGACGGTTCAATGCAACTCTACAGGGAAGGCCGACTTGGCTTGCAACAATACGCCGCCGCAGGATTCGGCGTTTGGGGATTCACCGTCGACGCGGCCATGAATATCGACAACGTCTCCGCCATCACCATCCTCGACGAATGGCTCCCGTTCGACAGTCGTCCACGGGGTATCCCGGCACAACTCAATGCCGTCACCACCCGCATGGGCATGATGGCCGGACTGGAACTAGGCTTTCTGGATTTCCGCACCGGCGCACCAGCCCGCCTCTCCTCCGCGCGAGAGCTGGCTGACGCCATCTATCAGGTGCAGGAAGCCCGATTCATGAAACAAGGTCGCCTGACCGCCAGAGACCCACACGTCATGGACCGTCCTCCCTATTACCTCATCGACAGCCTGTATGCCGACGGCATTCCATTCGTCTCCCTCGACGGCAATGGCAATCCGGTCAACGATGCCGCTGCTGTTTCGACCAAGGCCGCCTACGCCATGTGGGCACTCTATGACAGCCCGTACACCGACGCGCTCATCGAAGCACTTTCCCCCATGTTCGACGAATACGGTGGCTGGTTCGCGGGATTCTATGAAAAGGATGGGGCCATCAATCGCGCCATTTCACTGGATTGCAACGCCGTCATCCTCGAAGCCCTGGCCTTCAAGGTCCACGGCATGTTGTACTATCCGACCGAACGGATAGGCTTCTGGGAAAAGACCTTGGAACACACGTTTTTCGAAGCGCAAGGACTGCCTCCGCGCATTTATCAGGGGACATTCCAGCCCTTGTTAAACACGGAAAAAGCGAGGCCGACGCCATGA
- a CDS encoding glycosyltransferase: MEQFYFSKYENRQPYTAVPSSPWREFLYQYLVTINIGIGLWYFHWRWFYSLNTEALWFAIPLALAETLAFGSSTLFAVNLWKTRDYPQKPPALYANDILAETDKLPEDRPLRIDVFLPTYTEDPELVRYSIRDAKNMRRPSPVEVSIFVLDDGKRPEMEVVADDEGVNYITRTDNRRFKAGNLRNAMELTSGDILVILDADTRPFPKFLENTLGYFRDPDIAWVQTPQWFYDTIEGTRLKDWCGRRFGRPIGWLGGLVEKVIGPIHINQDLFGSDPRMFYDCILRRRMNYNAAFCCGAGSLHRREAVQRAALIRYGEEMEKHIKDVTPDMDSPELQEALGFGARRAFMVDTEVTPYKYHVSEDIYTSLLLHADQTHQWKSVYHPEVVSKMLSPQDALAYLTQSFKYAGGTLDLLRRDNPLKKPGLSPGQKTMYFSSIFSYFAAFWMVIFLITPPIFFFTDIIPVKGFDLDFFIHILSFQLISQVTFMIGT, from the coding sequence ATGGAACAGTTCTACTTCTCGAAATATGAAAACCGACAACCGTACACAGCGGTTCCCTCTTCGCCGTGGCGGGAATTCCTGTACCAGTACCTTGTCACGATCAACATTGGCATAGGGCTGTGGTATTTCCACTGGCGGTGGTTCTATTCTCTGAATACAGAGGCTCTCTGGTTTGCCATCCCGTTGGCCCTTGCGGAGACACTGGCCTTTGGCAGCTCGACTCTCTTTGCCGTCAACCTCTGGAAGACACGGGATTATCCACAAAAACCACCAGCCCTGTATGCCAATGACATCCTGGCGGAGACCGACAAACTTCCCGAAGACCGGCCCTTGCGGATCGATGTCTTTCTCCCGACATACACCGAAGATCCGGAACTCGTGCGATACAGTATCCGCGACGCCAAGAACATGCGCCGCCCATCGCCGGTGGAAGTCTCGATCTTCGTGTTGGATGATGGGAAGCGGCCTGAAATGGAAGTCGTGGCCGATGATGAAGGGGTCAACTACATCACTCGCACCGACAATCGGAGGTTCAAGGCAGGCAACCTCCGCAACGCCATGGAGCTGACCTCGGGAGACATTCTCGTCATTCTTGACGCCGACACGCGACCTTTCCCAAAATTCCTTGAAAACACCCTTGGCTACTTTCGTGACCCGGACATAGCCTGGGTGCAGACCCCTCAATGGTTTTACGACACGATTGAGGGCACCCGCCTCAAGGACTGGTGTGGTCGTCGATTCGGGCGGCCCATTGGATGGCTCGGAGGACTGGTTGAAAAAGTTATCGGCCCGATCCACATCAATCAGGACCTTTTCGGCAGCGATCCCAGAATGTTCTATGACTGCATTCTCAGACGTCGAATGAATTACAACGCCGCATTCTGCTGCGGAGCCGGTTCACTACACCGGCGAGAAGCTGTCCAACGTGCCGCGTTGATCCGGTATGGCGAAGAGATGGAAAAACACATCAAGGACGTCACACCAGACATGGATTCGCCAGAGCTTCAAGAAGCACTCGGCTTCGGAGCCAGGCGAGCATTCATGGTCGATACCGAAGTCACGCCATACAAATATCACGTATCAGAGGATATCTACACCTCCCTGTTGCTCCATGCGGACCAGACCCATCAATGGAAATCCGTCTATCATCCGGAAGTCGTGTCGAAGATGCTGTCTCCACAGGATGCGTTGGCCTATCTCACCCAGAGTTTCAAATATGCCGGAGGCACACTTGATCTTCTGCGCAGAGATAATCCGCTCAAAAAGCCCGGATTATCACCGGGGCAGAAAACCATGTATTTCTCGTCGATATTCTCCTATTTCGCGGCCTTCTGGATGGTCATATTCCTTATCACTCCACCCATCTTCTTTTTCACGGACATCATTCCGGTCAAGGGCTTTGATCTCGATTTCTTCATCCATATTCTCTCGTTCCAGCTCATCAGTCAGGTCACATTCATGATCGGAACCTGA
- a CDS encoding DUF3131 domain-containing protein — protein sequence MIQRCRLLLIFPLIVLILACSTAWSAPISPAREPVPRQGPLTKQEQQWARIAWSYFQANVNEETGLAGAQPNYAPFTMWDISAHIAAIISAYQLGLIEEKEFDGRIRKILKWFTNMDLFRGDLPNQFYSADNGQMVDWANQPGELGWSALDLGRLLTWLKILKEKYPVYGELVDKGVMRWNWTKLMDREGTMFGASYYQRDPNNLIHYAEGRLGYEEYAARGFLLWGANTDAASAVDPYSTITVYGFPIPFDAREPENLHAPNFVVSESYVLDGIEHNWDVPGDTNTNVTLHSDPIQAEFAWRIYKAQEARFLNTGILTARTEDAVDKPPYFVYGTILGYGTPWATLSHEGKSMPELACLNTKAALGLWVLFKSDYTDLLAEAVSALYEPDKGFYVGRFEETGMLNKSITLNGNGVIMEILLYKATGKLLTYSGKESYWDLFFKTNSLPKKALPPWKYQPFITIHKFDP from the coding sequence ATGATCCAAAGATGCCGACTCCTCCTTATCTTCCCGCTTATCGTGTTGATCCTGGCCTGTTCCACGGCGTGGAGTGCGCCGATTTCTCCGGCCCGGGAACCTGTCCCAAGACAAGGGCCACTGACCAAACAAGAACAGCAATGGGCACGCATCGCCTGGAGTTATTTTCAGGCCAACGTCAACGAGGAAACAGGACTGGCCGGGGCACAACCGAACTACGCCCCCTTCACCATGTGGGATATATCAGCCCATATTGCCGCCATCATCAGTGCCTATCAGCTCGGCCTGATCGAAGAAAAAGAATTTGACGGACGAATTCGCAAGATATTGAAATGGTTCACCAACATGGACCTTTTCCGAGGTGACCTTCCCAATCAGTTCTACAGTGCCGACAATGGCCAAATGGTGGACTGGGCAAATCAGCCCGGCGAATTGGGATGGTCTGCGCTCGATCTGGGACGACTCCTGACATGGCTCAAAATTCTCAAAGAAAAATACCCGGTGTACGGCGAATTGGTCGATAAAGGCGTCATGCGCTGGAACTGGACCAAACTGATGGACCGGGAAGGCACCATGTTTGGTGCAAGTTACTACCAACGCGATCCCAACAACCTGATTCACTATGCGGAAGGACGATTGGGATACGAAGAATATGCCGCCAGAGGCTTCCTCCTCTGGGGAGCCAATACGGACGCAGCCTCCGCCGTGGATCCGTATTCAACCATCACAGTCTATGGATTCCCCATCCCCTTTGATGCACGGGAACCGGAAAACCTCCACGCCCCGAACTTTGTTGTGTCGGAAAGTTATGTCCTTGATGGCATTGAACATAATTGGGACGTTCCCGGTGACACCAACACAAATGTGACACTCCACAGCGACCCGATTCAGGCGGAATTCGCCTGGCGAATCTACAAGGCGCAGGAGGCCAGATTCCTGAATACGGGCATACTCACCGCCCGGACAGAAGACGCGGTGGATAAGCCTCCCTACTTTGTCTACGGTACCATTCTGGGCTATGGCACCCCGTGGGCGACCCTCAGTCATGAAGGGAAATCCATGCCGGAACTGGCCTGCCTCAACACCAAAGCCGCACTGGGCTTATGGGTTCTTTTCAAATCCGATTACACAGACCTTCTAGCAGAAGCGGTCTCGGCACTCTACGAACCGGACAAAGGATTCTATGTTGGCCGATTCGAGGAAACCGGGATGCTCAACAAATCCATCACACTCAACGGGAACGGGGTCATCATGGAGATATTACTCTACAAGGCCACCGGGAAATTGCTCACATATAGCGGCAAGGAAAGTTATTGGGATCTCTTCTTCAAGACCAATTCCCTGCCGAAGAAGGCCTTGCCGCCGTGGAAATATCAACCATTTATAACCATTCACAAATTTGATCCCTGA
- a CDS encoding DUF3131 domain-containing protein: MVDSVKGFNFTTLWDTASYMLATIAAYRLDIIAEEEFSNRMDNALNALIQMPLYNDELPNKSYDTKTLSMTDYQNRPTEEGIGWSAIDIGRLCVPLNVLLYEYPEFTPQVRAVVSRWTFDRMFRNGIMYGTSRTNDVEQVNQEGRLGYEEYVSKSFALLGFDISEAYNYRDFTGFVDVEDVEVPVDLRLPSQFGAHTYTLSEPYILDGVEFGWDYYSREFSYRVYLAQKNRYENTGIVTAVTETALDDDPYFVYNTVFGDGIPWASLTSDGLTSESWRTLSTKAALGWAILYDTDYSAPLLEKVRSMQNETDGFYAGIYEQENRTNTALTCNTNGVILEIFHFKVFGPYLKIQGRQ, encoded by the coding sequence TTGGTCGATTCGGTCAAGGGATTCAACTTTACCACTTTATGGGATACGGCGAGCTACATGCTGGCAACCATCGCGGCGTACCGACTCGATATCATTGCCGAAGAAGAATTCTCGAATCGAATGGACAACGCCCTGAACGCGCTCATTCAAATGCCGCTGTACAACGACGAATTACCCAACAAATCCTACGACACCAAAACACTGTCCATGACAGATTATCAGAATCGGCCAACCGAAGAAGGAATTGGATGGAGTGCCATCGACATTGGCAGACTCTGTGTGCCGCTCAATGTCCTGCTCTATGAATACCCGGAATTCACGCCGCAAGTCCGCGCCGTGGTCTCCCGCTGGACATTTGACCGCATGTTCCGAAACGGCATCATGTACGGAACCAGTCGCACGAATGATGTCGAACAGGTCAACCAGGAAGGACGACTCGGATATGAGGAATATGTGTCCAAGTCCTTTGCCTTGCTCGGATTCGATATCAGTGAGGCGTACAACTACCGGGACTTCACCGGATTTGTCGATGTCGAAGATGTCGAGGTTCCGGTCGATCTCCGACTGCCGAGTCAATTTGGTGCGCACACCTATACCTTGAGTGAACCGTACATTCTCGACGGTGTGGAATTTGGCTGGGACTATTATTCCAGAGAATTTTCCTACAGGGTATACCTGGCCCAAAAAAATCGGTATGAAAACACGGGTATCGTCACTGCGGTCACGGAAACCGCGCTCGATGACGACCCGTATTTTGTCTACAATACAGTCTTTGGCGATGGCATCCCATGGGCAAGCCTAACGAGTGACGGCCTGACCTCAGAGTCGTGGAGGACACTGAGTACCAAGGCGGCACTCGGTTGGGCGATTCTTTATGATACCGACTACAGTGCGCCCCTGCTTGAAAAAGTCCGCTCCATGCAAAATGAAACAGACGGATTTTATGCGGGCATCTATGAACAGGAAAATCGAACCAACACGGCACTGACCTGCAATACCAATGGCGTCATTCTTGAAATCTTCCATTTCAAGGTGTTTGGTCCCTATCTGAAGATTCAGGGACGCCAATAA
- a CDS encoding DUF3131 domain-containing protein, with product MTRLAHTTVFPLLAFLLLTTAGCGALYRGIDCGDQQHEPGDAPQLVACHDLTEQGRLFSEVAWTYFENNYHPNTGLVNAAENYPYTSIGEIAAYLSALMAAHQMEIIDDRNFCQRTGKLIEWLNAMELYAGDLPNLIYNTSTGRMVGFDMQPGSAGFSSIDIGRLLIWLKALKEEYPLFAEGVDRAVLRWNFCMAINKNGQLQSGLKAEGKTDLRVEGRLGWEEYAARGYELWGLDVKSSVAAPLRYISIYDKQIPYDPRTSVETGGPIYLTGTPFLLEGLEFDWNTGSLPKGHDRGDDALDRRDIAKSVYMVQEERYRREGIMTARSENGVDKPPYAIIGAITAEGRLWPTISRTGEMRYDLSVFSTRAIFGMWSLWNTPYSRFILAAASCCFFEEGRGWYEGRYEKNWRIVKVVSLETNAMVLESILHKLKGQLIRLNKEPSYIDFYVNKPLPMHDYPHCLPQRKRED from the coding sequence ATGACGCGCCTGGCCCACACGACAGTCTTTCCATTACTCGCCTTCCTGCTGTTGACGACCGCAGGATGCGGGGCCTTGTATCGTGGAATCGACTGTGGGGACCAACAGCATGAACCCGGCGATGCGCCACAACTCGTGGCGTGCCACGACCTCACCGAACAGGGACGACTTTTTTCCGAAGTGGCCTGGACCTATTTCGAAAACAATTATCATCCCAACACCGGGCTGGTAAACGCCGCTGAAAATTACCCGTACACGTCGATCGGAGAAATAGCCGCGTACCTTTCCGCCCTGATGGCTGCGCATCAGATGGAAATCATTGACGACCGCAATTTCTGTCAACGGACCGGCAAACTGATCGAATGGCTCAATGCCATGGAACTCTATGCTGGCGACTTACCCAATCTCATTTACAACACCTCGACCGGGCGCATGGTTGGTTTTGACATGCAGCCGGGTTCAGCGGGATTTTCCAGTATCGACATCGGCCGCCTGCTCATCTGGCTCAAGGCACTCAAAGAAGAATATCCCCTATTTGCCGAAGGCGTGGACCGGGCCGTGCTCCGGTGGAATTTCTGCATGGCGATCAACAAGAACGGCCAGTTGCAAAGCGGCCTGAAAGCCGAGGGAAAAACCGATCTGCGGGTCGAAGGGCGGCTCGGTTGGGAAGAATACGCGGCTCGCGGCTATGAACTCTGGGGACTCGATGTCAAATCCTCGGTCGCCGCACCACTGCGGTACATCAGCATCTATGACAAACAGATTCCGTATGATCCGCGCACCTCGGTTGAAACCGGCGGACCGATTTACCTAACCGGCACACCATTTTTGCTGGAAGGACTGGAATTCGACTGGAACACCGGATCTCTCCCCAAAGGACATGATCGTGGCGACGACGCACTGGATCGTCGGGATATCGCCAAAAGCGTCTACATGGTGCAGGAAGAACGGTATCGGCGAGAAGGCATCATGACCGCCCGCAGTGAAAATGGGGTGGACAAACCACCCTATGCCATTATCGGGGCGATCACCGCAGAAGGCCGTCTCTGGCCGACTATTTCCCGCACCGGCGAAATGCGATATGATCTTTCGGTCTTCTCCACTCGCGCCATCTTCGGCATGTGGTCATTGTGGAACACTCCGTACAGTCGATTCATTCTGGCTGCCGCCTCCTGCTGTTTCTTCGAGGAAGGACGAGGATGGTACGAAGGCCGCTACGAAAAGAACTGGCGTATCGTCAAAGTCGTTTCGCTTGAAACAAACGCCATGGTGCTAGAATCGATACTGCACAAGCTTAAGGGACAGCTCATCCGTCTCAACAAAGAACCGAGTTATATCGATTTCTACGTCAATAAACCGCTTCCAATGCACGACTACCCCCATTGTCTACCCCAAAGAAAGAGGGAGGATTAA